A DNA window from Loxodonta africana isolate mLoxAfr1 chromosome 7, mLoxAfr1.hap2, whole genome shotgun sequence contains the following coding sequences:
- the LRRC56 gene encoding leucine-rich repeat-containing protein 56 isoform X1: protein MCDYSWRQWLPAGWTSMDPARVGAQVPRPSIASVQVQELSWPGLHNPCPQGKGTGSHGGGVRERLMEEYLSPARLQALAQVDDLRMVSVLEMCVDTRKNSLGNFGVHLPNLSQLKLNGSRLASVRDLGTSLGHLQVLWLARCGLPDLDGIGSFPALKELYVSYNNVSDLSPLCLLEQLEVLDLEGNSVEDLGQVRYLQLCPRLATLTLEGNLVCLRPGPGPSNKVPQDYNYRAEVQRLIPQLQVLDEAPAAQTGLPAAQTLIQDWLMVKEAIRKGSILDGLLPSLDQPQRASVRRLGPTLSLPEVQPRTSSPWSLSSLVPGDPLPEGLLPEDPASDDDASNLTHGAGHVLCGNPTKGLRERRHQCQAWVPLEQLPHHRPADFSASTSAPGLDPADSPDLLPLAKLGTWRRLCLRPLPCRHLESPKEGTAAPRGPWRCPEQQEDEAGPEAAPGPPSSAPELVVASVCKLIPSPPKYPTPPDSGTSSWGSTKQPFRGRRLRSLGQGLAAVTALRTLEMVSTPQPASDATTRPPGFQCTRALEPITPAQSRP, encoded by the exons ATGTGTGACTACAGCTGGAGACAGTGGCTGCCTGCTG GTTGGACGTCAATGGATCCAGCCAGGGTTGGAGCCCAGGTGCCTCGGCCCAGCATAGCCAGTGTCCAGGTGCAGGAGCTGAGCTGGCCCGGCCTGCACAACCCCTGCCCACAGGGCAAGGGCACAGGCAGCCATGGGGGCGGTGTCCGTGAGCGGCTGATGGAGGAGTACCTGTCCCCCGCCCGACTG CAGGCCCTGGCCCAGGTGGATGACCTCCGCATGGTCAGCGTGCTGGAGATGTGTGTGGACACCCGAAAGAACAGCCTGGGGAACTTTG GGGTGCACCTGCCCAACCTGAGCCAACTGAAGTTGAACGGCAGCCGCCTGGCCTCCGTGAG AGACCTGGGCACGTCTCTGGGCCACCTGCAGGTGCTCTGGCTGGCTCGCTGCGGCCTGCCTGACCTGGACGGCATTGGCTCCTTCCCAGCCCTGAAG GAGCTCTATGTGTCCTACAACAATGTCTCAGACTTGAGCCCGCTGTGCCTGCTCGAGCAGCTGGAGGTGCTGGACCTGGAAGGCAACAGTGTAGAGGATCTGGGGCAGGTGCGCTACTTGCAGCTGTGCCCACGGCTGGCCACACTCACCCTGGAGGGCAACCTGGTGTGCCTGCGGCCGGGCCCTGGCCCATCCAACAAG GTGCCCCAGGACTACAACTACCGGGCAGAGGTGCAGCGTCTCATCCCTCAGCTGCAGGTCCTGGATGAGGCCCCGGCCGCACAGACGGGCCTGCCAGCCGCCCAGACACTAATCCAGGACTGGCTCATGGTGAAGGAGGCCATCAGGAAGGGCAGCATCCTAGATGGCCTACTGCCCAGCCTGG ATCAACCCCAGAGAGCCTCCGTGAGGCGACTGGGCCCCACACTGTCCCTGCCTGAGGTTCAGCCCCGGACTTCCAGCCCCTGGTCTCTCTCCTCACTGGTTCCTGGGGACCCCCTGCCAGAAGGCCTGCTCCCTGAGGACCCAGCCTCAGACGACGATGCCAGCAACCTCACCCATG GCGCTGGCCACGTCCTCTGTGGGAATCCCACCAAAGGCCTAAGGGAGCGGAGACACCAGTGCCAG GCCTGGGTGCCCCTGGAGCAGCTGCCCCACCACAGGCCAGCTGATTTCTCTGCCAGCacctctgccccagggctggacCCTGCAGACAGTCCTGACCTCCTTCCCTTGGCCAAGCTCGGGACCTGGAGAAGGCTATGCCTACG CCCCCTCCCCTGTAGGCACCTGGAGTCCCCGAAGGAAGGGACAGCAGCCCCCCGGGGTCCATGGAGGTGCCCTGAACAGCAAGAGGATGAGGCTGGGCCGGAGGCTGCCCCGGGGCCCCCCAGCTCAGCCCCAG AGCTCGTGGTGGCCTCAGTCTGTAAACTGATCCCTTCCCCCCCCAAGTATCCCACACCACCCGACTCCGGAACCAGCTCCTGGGGTTCCACAAAGCAGCCCTTCAGGGGGCGTCGGCTCAGgagcctggggcagggactggcagCTGTGACTGCCCTGAGAACCCTGGAGATGGTCTCCACCCCACAGCCAGCCTCGGATGCCACAACCAGACCTCCAGGCTTCCAGTGCACGCGTGCCCTGGAGCCCATCACCCCAGCCCAATCCCGCCCGTAG
- the LRRC56 gene encoding leucine-rich repeat-containing protein 56 isoform X3, which translates to MCDYSWRQWLPAGWTSMDPARVGAQVPRPSIASVQVQELSWPGLHNPCPQGKGTGSHGGGVRERLMEEYLSPARLQALAQVDDLRMVSVLEMCVDTRKNSLGNFGVHLPNLSQLKLNGSRLASVRDLGTSLGHLQVLWLARCGLPDLDGIGSFPALKELYVSYNNVSDLSPLCLLEQLEVLDLEGNSVEDLGQVRYLQLCPRLATLTLEGNLVCLRPGPGPSNKVPQDYNYRAEVQRLIPQLQVLDEAPAAQTGLPAAQTLIQDWLMVKEAIRKGSILDGLLPSLDQPQRASVRRLGPTLSLPEVQPRTSSPWSLSSLVPGDPLPEGLLPEDPASDDDASNLTHGAGHVLCGNPTKGLRERRHQCQAWVPLEQLPHHRPADFSASTSAPGLDPADSPDLLPLAKLGTWRRLCLRARGGLSL; encoded by the exons ATGTGTGACTACAGCTGGAGACAGTGGCTGCCTGCTG GTTGGACGTCAATGGATCCAGCCAGGGTTGGAGCCCAGGTGCCTCGGCCCAGCATAGCCAGTGTCCAGGTGCAGGAGCTGAGCTGGCCCGGCCTGCACAACCCCTGCCCACAGGGCAAGGGCACAGGCAGCCATGGGGGCGGTGTCCGTGAGCGGCTGATGGAGGAGTACCTGTCCCCCGCCCGACTG CAGGCCCTGGCCCAGGTGGATGACCTCCGCATGGTCAGCGTGCTGGAGATGTGTGTGGACACCCGAAAGAACAGCCTGGGGAACTTTG GGGTGCACCTGCCCAACCTGAGCCAACTGAAGTTGAACGGCAGCCGCCTGGCCTCCGTGAG AGACCTGGGCACGTCTCTGGGCCACCTGCAGGTGCTCTGGCTGGCTCGCTGCGGCCTGCCTGACCTGGACGGCATTGGCTCCTTCCCAGCCCTGAAG GAGCTCTATGTGTCCTACAACAATGTCTCAGACTTGAGCCCGCTGTGCCTGCTCGAGCAGCTGGAGGTGCTGGACCTGGAAGGCAACAGTGTAGAGGATCTGGGGCAGGTGCGCTACTTGCAGCTGTGCCCACGGCTGGCCACACTCACCCTGGAGGGCAACCTGGTGTGCCTGCGGCCGGGCCCTGGCCCATCCAACAAG GTGCCCCAGGACTACAACTACCGGGCAGAGGTGCAGCGTCTCATCCCTCAGCTGCAGGTCCTGGATGAGGCCCCGGCCGCACAGACGGGCCTGCCAGCCGCCCAGACACTAATCCAGGACTGGCTCATGGTGAAGGAGGCCATCAGGAAGGGCAGCATCCTAGATGGCCTACTGCCCAGCCTGG ATCAACCCCAGAGAGCCTCCGTGAGGCGACTGGGCCCCACACTGTCCCTGCCTGAGGTTCAGCCCCGGACTTCCAGCCCCTGGTCTCTCTCCTCACTGGTTCCTGGGGACCCCCTGCCAGAAGGCCTGCTCCCTGAGGACCCAGCCTCAGACGACGATGCCAGCAACCTCACCCATG GCGCTGGCCACGTCCTCTGTGGGAATCCCACCAAAGGCCTAAGGGAGCGGAGACACCAGTGCCAG GCCTGGGTGCCCCTGGAGCAGCTGCCCCACCACAGGCCAGCTGATTTCTCTGCCAGCacctctgccccagggctggacCCTGCAGACAGTCCTGACCTCCTTCCCTTGGCCAAGCTCGGGACCTGGAGAAGGCTATGCCTACG AGCTCGTGGTGGCCTCAGTCTGTAA
- the LRRC56 gene encoding leucine-rich repeat-containing protein 56 isoform X2 → MDPARVGAQVPRPSIASVQVQELSWPGLHNPCPQGKGTGSHGGGVRERLMEEYLSPARLQALAQVDDLRMVSVLEMCVDTRKNSLGNFGVHLPNLSQLKLNGSRLASVRDLGTSLGHLQVLWLARCGLPDLDGIGSFPALKELYVSYNNVSDLSPLCLLEQLEVLDLEGNSVEDLGQVRYLQLCPRLATLTLEGNLVCLRPGPGPSNKVPQDYNYRAEVQRLIPQLQVLDEAPAAQTGLPAAQTLIQDWLMVKEAIRKGSILDGLLPSLDQPQRASVRRLGPTLSLPEVQPRTSSPWSLSSLVPGDPLPEGLLPEDPASDDDASNLTHGAGHVLCGNPTKGLRERRHQCQAWVPLEQLPHHRPADFSASTSAPGLDPADSPDLLPLAKLGTWRRLCLRPLPCRHLESPKEGTAAPRGPWRCPEQQEDEAGPEAAPGPPSSAPELVVASVCKLIPSPPKYPTPPDSGTSSWGSTKQPFRGRRLRSLGQGLAAVTALRTLEMVSTPQPASDATTRPPGFQCTRALEPITPAQSRP, encoded by the exons ATGGATCCAGCCAGGGTTGGAGCCCAGGTGCCTCGGCCCAGCATAGCCAGTGTCCAGGTGCAGGAGCTGAGCTGGCCCGGCCTGCACAACCCCTGCCCACAGGGCAAGGGCACAGGCAGCCATGGGGGCGGTGTCCGTGAGCGGCTGATGGAGGAGTACCTGTCCCCCGCCCGACTG CAGGCCCTGGCCCAGGTGGATGACCTCCGCATGGTCAGCGTGCTGGAGATGTGTGTGGACACCCGAAAGAACAGCCTGGGGAACTTTG GGGTGCACCTGCCCAACCTGAGCCAACTGAAGTTGAACGGCAGCCGCCTGGCCTCCGTGAG AGACCTGGGCACGTCTCTGGGCCACCTGCAGGTGCTCTGGCTGGCTCGCTGCGGCCTGCCTGACCTGGACGGCATTGGCTCCTTCCCAGCCCTGAAG GAGCTCTATGTGTCCTACAACAATGTCTCAGACTTGAGCCCGCTGTGCCTGCTCGAGCAGCTGGAGGTGCTGGACCTGGAAGGCAACAGTGTAGAGGATCTGGGGCAGGTGCGCTACTTGCAGCTGTGCCCACGGCTGGCCACACTCACCCTGGAGGGCAACCTGGTGTGCCTGCGGCCGGGCCCTGGCCCATCCAACAAG GTGCCCCAGGACTACAACTACCGGGCAGAGGTGCAGCGTCTCATCCCTCAGCTGCAGGTCCTGGATGAGGCCCCGGCCGCACAGACGGGCCTGCCAGCCGCCCAGACACTAATCCAGGACTGGCTCATGGTGAAGGAGGCCATCAGGAAGGGCAGCATCCTAGATGGCCTACTGCCCAGCCTGG ATCAACCCCAGAGAGCCTCCGTGAGGCGACTGGGCCCCACACTGTCCCTGCCTGAGGTTCAGCCCCGGACTTCCAGCCCCTGGTCTCTCTCCTCACTGGTTCCTGGGGACCCCCTGCCAGAAGGCCTGCTCCCTGAGGACCCAGCCTCAGACGACGATGCCAGCAACCTCACCCATG GCGCTGGCCACGTCCTCTGTGGGAATCCCACCAAAGGCCTAAGGGAGCGGAGACACCAGTGCCAG GCCTGGGTGCCCCTGGAGCAGCTGCCCCACCACAGGCCAGCTGATTTCTCTGCCAGCacctctgccccagggctggacCCTGCAGACAGTCCTGACCTCCTTCCCTTGGCCAAGCTCGGGACCTGGAGAAGGCTATGCCTACG CCCCCTCCCCTGTAGGCACCTGGAGTCCCCGAAGGAAGGGACAGCAGCCCCCCGGGGTCCATGGAGGTGCCCTGAACAGCAAGAGGATGAGGCTGGGCCGGAGGCTGCCCCGGGGCCCCCCAGCTCAGCCCCAG AGCTCGTGGTGGCCTCAGTCTGTAAACTGATCCCTTCCCCCCCCAAGTATCCCACACCACCCGACTCCGGAACCAGCTCCTGGGGTTCCACAAAGCAGCCCTTCAGGGGGCGTCGGCTCAGgagcctggggcagggactggcagCTGTGACTGCCCTGAGAACCCTGGAGATGGTCTCCACCCCACAGCCAGCCTCGGATGCCACAACCAGACCTCCAGGCTTCCAGTGCACGCGTGCCCTGGAGCCCATCACCCCAGCCCAATCCCGCCCGTAG